The following are from one region of the Stigmatella ashevillena genome:
- a CDS encoding LysR family transcriptional regulator, whose amino-acid sequence MKTDALSAVAGADRLALMETFVRIVEAGNLSAAAAQLGSTQPTVSRRLQTLERLLGVRLLQRSTHAMKLTDDGARCYERAKELIAGWQTFESELRGAGDEPSGLLRVMVPHALGQQQLIGPLADYLRRAPRMSVEWLLHDRTPDFIAEGIDCAIHVGEVRDPSVVALRLGEVPRIVVAAPSALGGAPLPTQPDELARMPWLALRTFYRDEVVLTHAETGETARFPIRPRMSTDGLYALRNAAVMGIGVGLASSWALTEELADGRLLHLAPQWRAAPLPVFLVYPPARFYPARLRRFIETMRAALPQVEDLRPR is encoded by the coding sequence GAGACCTTCGTGCGCATCGTCGAGGCCGGCAACCTGTCAGCCGCCGCCGCGCAGTTGGGCAGCACCCAGCCCACGGTGAGCCGTCGGCTTCAGACGCTGGAACGCTTGCTGGGCGTGCGGCTGCTCCAGCGCTCCACCCATGCGATGAAGCTCACCGACGACGGCGCCCGCTGCTACGAGCGCGCCAAGGAGCTGATCGCAGGCTGGCAGACCTTCGAGAGCGAGCTCCGGGGCGCGGGCGACGAGCCCTCGGGCTTGCTGCGGGTGATGGTGCCGCATGCCTTGGGCCAGCAGCAGCTCATCGGCCCTCTGGCGGATTACCTGCGGCGCGCTCCGCGCATGTCGGTGGAATGGCTGCTGCACGACCGCACGCCGGACTTCATCGCCGAGGGCATCGACTGCGCCATCCACGTCGGCGAGGTGAGGGATCCGTCCGTGGTGGCGCTGCGCCTGGGCGAGGTGCCACGCATCGTGGTGGCCGCGCCCTCGGCGCTGGGCGGCGCGCCGCTGCCCACGCAGCCGGACGAACTGGCGCGGATGCCCTGGCTGGCGCTGCGCACCTTCTACCGCGACGAGGTGGTGTTGACTCACGCCGAGACGGGCGAGACGGCGCGTTTTCCCATCCGGCCCCGGATGTCCACGGATGGCCTCTACGCTCTGCGCAACGCGGCCGTGATGGGCATCGGCGTGGGCCTCGCTTCGTCCTGGGCGCTGACGGAGGAGCTGGCCGACGGCCGACTGTTGCACCTGGCGCCCCAATGGCGGGCGGCGCCGCTGCCCGTGTTCCTGGTGTATCCACCAGCACGCTTCTACCCCGCGAGGCTGCGGCGCTTCATCGAGACCATGCGTGCCGCGCTACCGCAGGTGGAAGATTTGCGGCCGCGCTGA